Within Actinoplanes sp. L3-i22, the genomic segment CGACGAACTGCCCGCCCTGCTGAAGCGCTGGTCCCGCGGGTAGTCCCGCCCGCCCCCTAGCCACGGCCGCCCGCACCTCCACCGGCGGTGCCGCCATCGCTCCCGCCGGCGCCGTTTCCAGCAGCCTCACCGCCCGCGCCGCGTCCGGCGCCTTCGCCCACGCCCGCACCGCCGCCATCCGCGGGCCGTCCGCGGCCGGCGCCCCGATCGCCCGCGTTTCCACCACCGGTGCCTCCAAGGCCGGCGGCACCGCGGCCACCGCCCGAGCCGCTCAGCCGCACGAAGTCCTCGATCATGAGCCGCTCATCCGGCATACGGCCGGTGAAGAGCCGGAACGACGCCGCCGCCTGCGAGACCACCATCCCGCCGCCGTCGGCGACCCGCAGGCCACGATCGCGAGCCGCCCGGATCAGCTCGGTCTCCAGCGGCCGGTAGATCACGTCCGCCACCCACAGACCCGCATGCAGATGCGTCGCCGCGATCGGCATGCCGGGATGCCCTTCCATCCCGATCGGAGTGGCGTTGACCAGCCCATTCGCCTCGGCCAACGGCCCCGGCACCGCATCCGGCGAGACAATCTCGACCGTCATCGACGGATGCACCGCCATCGCCTCGGCCAGGCGCCGCGCCCGCCCGGCATCGAGATCCGCCAGAGTCAGCCGCCGC encodes:
- a CDS encoding shikimate dehydrogenase, producing MTRSDQRFLVGLIGAGIGTSMSPPLHELEAERQGLRYYYQLIDLQERRQAVGELLDAARKLGFRGLNITHPAKQEVLAYLDELSPEAAELGAVNTVVFEPGRVVGHNTDRYGFAAGLGRALPEVSFGHVVQLGAGGAGAAVASALAAAGVRRLTLADLDAGRARRLAEAMAVHPSMTVEIVSPDAVPGPLAEANGLVNATPIGMEGHPGMPIAATHLHAGLWVADVIYRPLETELIRAARDRGLRVADGGGMVVSQAAASFRLFTGRMPDERLMIEDFVRLSGSGGGRGAAGLGGTGGGNAGDRGAGRGRPADGGGAGVGEGAGRGAGGEAAGNGAGGSDGGTAGGGAGGRG